The genomic region ATGCGCTTTTCGGTGGTAACGCTAGTCCATCGGGGATATCCGAACTGGTCGTATTCCGCGACTCTCTTTATTACCTGTTTTGTCTTCATTGGCACTACTCCTGCTTTTTTGAGTAGTGTCAACTTTTTTCAGTATAAGACATTCACCCGAAAAACACTTTTTTTGACATTTTGCGCATTTATGAAGCTATATTTAAAGGGTAAAAGAGTTTTTGCTCTTGTTCTCTAGTTGAAATCTCGAAAATTTCCTTAGACGAGAACAAGGCAGACACTCACGCAGACGTACCGTTTTTGGCGGGATGTCTCGGTTTGTCTAGTCAGCCTATTTTGGCTGATGGATGGTCGTATAGGCCAAAGACAACAGCCCTTTCGGGGCGTGGGTCGTTTGCATTTATCGTCTAAAGGCATTCGAGAGCCTCAACTAGGTAAACGCAACGATCTACGCCTTTTTTGTTTCCTCACAAAAAACGGCAAAGCTCCTTGTTGAACAAAAGCGAACTCACGCACTGATTTCGACCAAATAAAACAACAAAGGAGTCAAAAACATGTTTTGCCCTAATTGCGGAAAGGATCTTCCAGAGTACGCGAAATTCTGCGACGAATGCGGGAAACGCTTAGCCAACGAAGAACCCCAAAAGACTATTATACAAAATAAAAATCCTTTTGACGAATCCCCAACATCTAGTCTCCATTTTGAAGATCAAAATGGAGAAGAATCCGAAAAAAATTCCGGAATCGTAGGAATATTATGGCTGCTCGGAGGATTGCTTGGTTTTCATGATTTCTATTGTGGAAATTTATCAAAAGGCATAACTAAGGCCATATTTGGTACAGCAGGAATAATTCTTTCTGTAATACATCCTGTTATGGCAATTGCGGGTGGTGTCGCAATTATCATTGACGAAATACTTGTCATTATTGACGCTTATAAAATTGGAAAGGGACAATATATGGATAAAAATGATTGCTATGTCAAAGAATCGTGGGTATGGGGTTTACAGCTAGCAGTCCTTATTATCGTCCCGATAGTCATTTTGTTAGTAATCATTATCCCAGCATTATTTAAATAGGAGATTTATCATGATTTGTCCAAAATGTATGGCCACAAACGATGCTGATGCAGACAAATGCCGCCGATGCGGAAGCCCACTTGGAGCAGGAAACAAATGTCCCCATTGCGGTTCAAAAATTTCCACCCCAGTGAAATTTTGCACCAACTGCGGAAAAAAATTGCCCGAAAAATGTTCATATTGTTCAGGAATATTAACGGAAAACGCAAAGTTCTGCATCCATTGCGGGAAAAAAGTAAAATAGGAGCGAACAAACGGTAACAAAGCCCCCTTTGAAGGGAATTAAATTATGTCCAGAATTAGCAAACTTATCATTCCTACTATTTTGCTATTGTCTTTTTCTTCGTGCTCATTAAAAGGACTTTACGAAGAAGAAGCATGCAATGCTGTTACTCGCATTTTGCAAAAAGAAGGTAATGGCATATATTATGGATTGGGACGAGAATCTGCTAAATGTGAAGAATTACATTTGGGGGAGCCCATGATTGAAGAAAATTATTATCCCAACGCTATGGCATGTCTAGATAATAATCTTCGCCTACGTGTAGTAGTAGAACTTACAGATTCGTCAGTAAAGGTCTCTATTCCACCGAGAACATATGCTTCAGAAGCTCAATTAGCGAAAACGCCTAATCCATGCCCTCACGCGAAATATTAATTTCATCACCAATCAACCGTTCTAGGACAGGAAATTAAGTAAGTCCTCGCAATAGACCCTATCGCCACTCCCTTCGACAGGCACTTCGGCAGGCTCAGTGTGCCACTCAGGGACCAGTGGCTCCAGGGTGACAGTCGCAAAATTTAAGAGGTGTCCCGTGCGGGGCACCTCTTTTTCTATTATTTCAAATGGGTGTAAGGGGGAAAAATGAAAATCAGACCGTTTCTATTCGCGGGCATAGTTCTCGCAGGCATCGGAGCCGCAAACCTAAATGCAGCAGAATGCAACGTCACCCATCATCAAGGCAGTGGTGGCAGCACCGATGTCTACCTGGGGTACCCTGCAACCGCCCTCTACCTGTTCGAAGGCAGCTACCTGGACCTTTCCAAGATGGACCAGCGCGCCCCCGCAGTTCAGAACGTCTCCAGCACCGATACGGCATGGGTGTACAGGTCCGAACTGGACTCCACCATAATTGTGATTGTCACCGAAAAGGTGGTCAAGGTGGCGCGCGTTGCCTATTCCGAAGACGAGAACGCACTTGCCGACTCCCTTTTCACCGTGAACCACAAAGACGTGTACAAGGATGAGTTCCCGCGTCTGCAGAAGGCTGGCGTTTTCAAGGGCACAGCTGGGCAGGCAGATTCCCTCGTGACACACGTATTTGAATTATGCCAGCGACTCTACAGCAAAGATTTCGGTTACGCCGGCTGTGAATTTAACCCGCCCGAGCAGAGAGGAAGAAACGGCGGGAAGGATGTGGACATGATCGACATGCCACTTGCACTTGCTGCCGTTGCTGGCGAATTTACCATTCTTCTTGATACGCTAAATACGTGCCCAGATCTTAAATTCCATGCCGACGAAAACGTAACAGAATCTTCGTCCAGCGCAGCCATCGAATCTTCAAGCGCCCGCGCATCTAGCACTTCAGCCGATAAACCTTCCGCAAATTTGAAAATGGCCCAAGTAGCAGTTCATCTTTCAAAAGTTGGACAAATGCGCTATTATATCGCGGGTATCAAGTCGAGTTCCACCTATATGGTGTTTAGCGTCAACGGCCAGCTTCTGAAAGCAGGAATTCTCGAGGACGGCTTGTTCGAAGCGCCGACCCTCCCCATTATACTTATGTTCAAAAGCGGGCAGAAATTTTATCTGAAAGATTAAAGATCCCCGCCTTCGCGGGAATGTCAAGAAAGGGCCTTACAGCCCTAGCGTCTTTTCGAATTCGGCCAGCAACTTGCGGCCCTGTTCCCATTCGCCCAAGTTGGAGTCGGCATTGATGTGCCCGAGGCATCCCACATCCACGAACATAGAGCCCCAGGCATCTGCAAACTGGCGGGCCCGTTCGATGGTCACGTAAATGTCGTTTTCGCTGGCCACAACGCAACTGGGCACGGGCAATTTTTGCAGGGGTACAGGCGCAAAATCTTTTGCGAGGTCAAGCTTATCCACATCGGCTGGCGCCACAAGAAAAACCGCCTTGACGTTGCCGGGGACTCCGCCTTTTGCCGCCTTCTCCAAAAGCCAGTGGACCGTAGTGACCACCCCCAGGCTGTGGGACACAAGAATGGTATCCGTTTTCAGGCCAGACACGGTTTCGTCAAGGGTTGACACCCAATCCGCCTTTAAAGGATGGTCCCAGCTGTGCTGATAGACACGGCTTGCGTCGGGCAGGCTCTTTGTCCAGTAGGTTTGCCAGTGGGTAGGTCCAGAATTGCTGTATCCGGGGACAATCAGGTAATGCATTGAAGACAAATTTAGCAATCAATCCCAGTTGATGCTGGGAGGCGGGTCCTTAAGGTCCTTATTTTGCTTGGCGGCCTCGAATTTCTTTTCCAGAAGTTCTGCACGGCTTTTCTGGGCTTCCTTGGCTGCGGCGAACTTGGCGTCCAATTCGGAACTGCGGGACTTCTGTTCTTTCAAGAAATCGTCGAAGGACTTGAGTTCCTTCTTGAATTCCTTGTGGGAAAGAACTTCGCCGGTATCGGCGTCCACCACGATTTCGCCCTTGCACATAGGGCATTCGACAGTCAGCGTTCTCACGGCCATAGAGCCTCCTAATCCCTGCGCCCGCCGATAAGGCCGGCGCGATACGCCCAGTAGAGCAGTTGCAAAATGGAGGAAACGGCGGCAGCCACATAGGTAAGCCCCGCCGCAAAGAGCACGCCAGAGACGGTGTTGTATTCCCGACCCTGGGCCACGATGTCCATACGGGCAAGGGCCTTCTTGGCGCGGGAGGAGGCGTCAAATTCCACAGGAACGGTCACCAGGGTAAAAAACGTCGCAATGGCAAAAAGCAGCACGCCCACAATGGCCAAAGAATACCCCAGCGCCCGACCGGCGCTCATCAGGATAATTCCGAGAATCACAAGCCAGGGCCCTAAATTGGAGCCGATATTTGCCGCAGGGACAATAAAGGAACGGAGCCACAGGGGGAAATACCCCTGAGCGTGCTGGATAGCGTGGCCTACCTCGTGGGCGGCAACGCCTGCGGCACTGGCGTTCTGGCCGTAATAGACTTCCTTGGACAGGTTCAGAGTCTTGTTCAGGGGGTTGTAATGGTCCGACAAAAATCCCTGATGCACCAGGACCTTCACGTCGGTAATGCCCGCGTCCATCAAAATAGCCTTGGCCACGTCGGCGCCGGTAAGCCCGCTCGTAATGCGGACTTTCTGGCCCGCCGCAAAGCGGCTCTTGACCAGCATGGAAACGGCACCGGAAAGCACCAGGGTCACAAGCAATATGGACATGTACAAAGGATCGAACATCATAAGCGAATCTCCTGGGAGGTAATATACAAAAAACTACATATCTCCGGTCTTGAGTCTGGAGCCGTCCCGCAGGTGGGTAAGCGTCAGGCCTAAAACCATGTAGAATACCGCCTGGGTCGCCAGAGGCAATAGGTAGGTAGCGGCATCGCTAACGCCTGCACCCCGCTGTTCAATGGCAAGCCACGCCGGAATGGCAAAAGTCGAGGGGAAAAAGCTGGAAAGTTCTTTCATCCAAATCGGGGTCAATTCAACAGGCCAACTGAAATTGGACAAGAACAGAAGCGGAATGGACATATACAGGAACAGCTGCACGCTGGTTTCGCGCCGCAAGAACACCTGGGACACCACCATGCCGAAATTGATGACAGCAAGTAAGAAAATAAAGGTAAATACCGCCATGGGCAAGAATTCGCCACGACGGGGGAAGTCAAAGACATCGTAGATCACGAAATGGTAAAACAGAATGAAGCTGCAATAGTGAACAAAGTAAGCGAAGGAGCGACCAAAGTACCGATAGAACAAGCCTTCATTTTCATGAGCGGTATTGCGTTGCAACTTGCGGAACTTGCGGTGGGCGCGGGCGCCCCCAAGCAGGCAAAGGCCAATCACCAAGGTCTGCTGCAATATCAGCACCAGCACGCTAGGGACAACGTAATTGGAATAACTTCCCGTATTGTTGTACATGGTCTGAATGCCCAGGGGAATCGGGTCACGCATGGCCATGGCCTGCGCGGCGGGAACCTTCTTGGAAAGGGCGATTCGCTTGACCTTGGTTGTTGCCCCGAGGGTCAAGGCACAGGTGGAAAACGCCGTAGAGATGTTTCCATGAAGCATCACGTAGGCGCCGTGGGTAAATACGTTGACCACCACATTCTCGCCTTTCTGTAAATTCGCCTCCATTCCCTTGGGAATGACCATAAAGCCGTATATTTCTTCGCTCGCCATGGATTCCTCGGCATCGTGAATCTGGCCGAAGGTTTGCCGCACGCTCACCTGCTGAGAAGCGTCTGCCATCTGGACGAGTTCGCGAGAAAGCTTGCTGTGGTCCATATCCACGACGGCTACGGGAATCTTGGAAACGGTCTGGTACTTGTAGGGCATGGGGTAATAGAACGCATAGAGCACGCCCGCCACCACCAGCAAAAGCACTGCTGCCGCATCGGTATAGAACAGTTTCCATTCCGCAACGGCCACCATGAAGAACCGCTTGAGGGCATCAATCATCTGACACCTCCGGCGGTCGATTTTCTGCGTCCCGAT from Fibrobacter sp. harbors:
- a CDS encoding ABC transporter permease encodes the protein MVAVAEWKLFYTDAAAVLLLVVAGVLYAFYYPMPYKYQTVSKIPVAVVDMDHSKLSRELVQMADASQQVSVRQTFGQIHDAEESMASEEIYGFMVIPKGMEANLQKGENVVVNVFTHGAYVMLHGNISTAFSTCALTLGATTKVKRIALSKKVPAAQAMAMRDPIPLGIQTMYNNTGSYSNYVVPSVLVLILQQTLVIGLCLLGGARAHRKFRKLQRNTAHENEGLFYRYFGRSFAYFVHYCSFILFYHFVIYDVFDFPRRGEFLPMAVFTFIFLLAVINFGMVVSQVFLRRETSVQLFLYMSIPLLFLSNFSWPVELTPIWMKELSSFFPSTFAIPAWLAIEQRGAGVSDAATYLLPLATQAVFYMVLGLTLTHLRDGSRLKTGDM
- a CDS encoding zinc ribbon domain-containing protein → MFCPNCGKDLPEYAKFCDECGKRLANEEPQKTIIQNKNPFDESPTSSLHFEDQNGEESEKNSGIVGILWLLGGLLGFHDFYCGNLSKGITKAIFGTAGIILSVIHPVMAIAGGVAIIIDEILVIIDAYKIGKGQYMDKNDCYVKESWVWGLQLAVLIIVPIVILLVIIIPALFK
- a CDS encoding zinc metallopeptidase: MMFDPLYMSILLVTLVLSGAVSMLVKSRFAAGQKVRITSGLTGADVAKAILMDAGITDVKVLVHQGFLSDHYNPLNKTLNLSKEVYYGQNASAAGVAAHEVGHAIQHAQGYFPLWLRSFIVPAANIGSNLGPWLVILGIILMSAGRALGYSLAIVGVLLFAIATFFTLVTVPVEFDASSRAKKALARMDIVAQGREYNTVSGVLFAAGLTYVAAAVSSILQLLYWAYRAGLIGGRRD
- a CDS encoding alpha/beta hydrolase, with the translated sequence MHYLIVPGYSNSGPTHWQTYWTKSLPDASRVYQHSWDHPLKADWVSTLDETVSGLKTDTILVSHSLGVVTTVHWLLEKAAKGGVPGNVKAVFLVAPADVDKLDLAKDFAPVPLQKLPVPSCVVASENDIYVTIERARQFADAWGSMFVDVGCLGHINADSNLGEWEQGRKLLAEFEKTLGL
- a CDS encoding zinc ribbon domain-containing protein; this encodes MICPKCMATNDADADKCRRCGSPLGAGNKCPHCGSKISTPVKFCTNCGKKLPEKCSYCSGILTENAKFCIHCGKKVK